The Caldisericum exile AZM16c01 region TCTCATATTAAAATCAATGTGCCTTAATGTTGCACACTCCTGCAACTTTGGATGTCTTTATTGCTTTGCAAAAAAGGGCAATTATGGCGGATCTGATGCCTTGATGAGTTTTGATGTAGCAAAGGCTGCGATTGATTTTCTTGCAAAAAATTCATCAGGACGCGTTACTCTTGAAGTTGATTTCTTTGGAGGGGAGCCCCTCCTCAATTTTGAGGTTGTAAAGAAAACGATAGAGTATGCAAAAGAAACTTATAAGAATAAAAAATGGCGATTCACAATAACAACAAACGGAAGCATTCTAACAGATGAGATTGAAAAGTTTCTCTATGATAACGATGTGAGTATCGTATTAAGCCTCGATGGTGATAAGCATGTAAATGACAAATATAGAGTACTGAGAAGTGGTCTTGGCACTTTTGATTTGGTATTTCCGAAAATAAAGAAGGTGACAGAGCACAGAGCCGAATCTGGTGGATACTACGTAAGGGGCACCTATACACACAATACGCTTGAAATATCAAAAACCGTTATGGATCTACATAACTTTGGCTTTAAATATATTTCTCTTGAACCTGTCGTAACAAAAGAAGAAGATATTGGAATTAAAAAAGAGGATTTGCAAATTCTTAAAAAGGAGTATGAGCACCTTGCAATAGAATACGTAAATTCACAAAAAGAAAGCACTTGGAACTTCTTCCACTTTAATCTCGACTTAGAGGCAGGCCCATGTATTCAAAAGCGTATTCATGGATGTGGTGCAGGTGTTGAATATATTGCAGTATCACCCGATGGCTCAATATATCCATGTCATCAATTTGATGGCATAAAAGAAACAAAGTTGGGAGATGTATTTTCAGGCATTACAAACAAAGAATTGCAAGAAAAATTCAGAAAAGCAAATTTTCTCTTTAATAAAAAAGAATGTGCAACATGTTGGGCAAGGTTCTATTGCTCTGGCGGTTGCCTTGCAAATAACTATACTATGAACGGCGATATCTTCAAGCCTTATGAAATTGGCTGCGATATCCAAAAAATGCGCATTGAAGCAGCACTTTATGTTGCATACAAATTAAGAGAACTCGATATAGAAGTCCCAACAACACAACTTTCTGAAAAAAGAGATTCTGTAAGGTAATCTAAATTACGCCTTGTTAAATTCCTCTTTCAATTTCTTATAGGTTTCTTCAATTGTTTCGGGAATTACCCTTGTTTCCCCAAATACGGACATAAAATTTGTATCCCCACCCCATCGAGGGACTACATGGAAATGAAGATGCTCTTCGCCTGCACCTGCTGCACGGCCAATATTAACGCCAATATTAAAGCCTTCTGGGTGATAAACGTTTTCAAGCATCTTAACTGCAAGTCCTAAAAACTGCATGATTTCTTTTTGCTCATCTTCATTGAGTTCGTAAGGAAACTTAATGTGTCTTTTGGGACAAATCATCACATGCCCTGAATTATATGGATATCGATTGAGTATTATAATTGCAAAATTTCCCCTTTTCACAACAAGGCTCTCCTCATCATTTAAGGAATTTGCTGCAACACAAATAAAGCAATCCCTATCTTTTTTATGCGCATTTTGAATATATGTTTTTCGCCATGGCGCAAATAAGTTTCTCATGTTGCCCTATTATAACAAAAAGTACACTTGACTCAATATCTGTGGTTAGATAAAGTTATAAGAAAACTCCCATAATATAATGTTGGGAAAAATCATATAGGGATTTTCCTTTGACTCAGAACAATTTCGTATATAATTCAAATAGGTAATAATATAATAGTATCTCGTAGAATCTGCTAAAAAAGATTACAAAGGATTAAGAAAATTGCACAAGGCAACATATTTGTAGTGGATAATGAAATAAACTGATGAAACCTGTAATTAGATTAAGAGCAAAAAGTGTTAGGCTCAAAGGCAAATTTATTTTAAAATTTCTCTTAATAAATGCAATTGTAGGAATACTCACAGGAATTGCGGTATTCATATTCTATTCAGTGATTAAGGGAATAAACTTTTTTGTATTGGAAAAAGTCCTTTGCATTAAAGAGTTTCCAATTACATTAGATGTAAGACAAAAAATGCTTTTAATCACCGTTCTAACACTTGCAGGTTTGTTAAGCGGGTTTATACAACACAAACTCTTGAAAGATAAAGAATATTACGGCACAGAAAGGATTATTGATGCTATTTATACCGACTCTGAAATCACAGGCAAAGAGTTTGCAAGCGAATTTGCGATTTCATCAGTAATACTTGGAGCCGGTGGAAGTGCAGGTTACGAAGGGCCATCAGGAGGAATTGGTGGTGCAGTTGGATACTTCCTTGGAAACATTTTTAGAATAAGCACTCCTGCAAGAAAAATTCTTTTAGCCTCTTCCATTGGTGCAGGAATTGGTGCAATTTTTATGTCTCCTATAGGGGGTGGAATCTTAGGTGCAGAAATTATTCAAAAGAAATTATTAAATGCAAAGGTTTTGCCTTATTCATTAGTGTCTTCCATTGTAAGTTTTGAAGTATTTTCAAGGTTGGCAAAAATACATTCAAGGCTAATACCATTTGGAATAACCGAAAAATTTAGCATAAAACTACTCATTTTAGTAGTCTTGTTGGGAATTTTTATCGGAATCTTTGAAGTAGTATTTTTAAGAATTATAAGGCTTATGTTAAAAGGAAAAAAGTTGCTTAGAAAAACAATGATAATCAAGATTATCTATCCTGCAATTGGCCTTTTCATCGTAGGGATCATAATTTCATTCTTCCCAAAAACTTTGGGAGGGAGTTTGGAATGGATTAACTATATTAAAGACAATCCTTCAATACTCTCAAGTAAAGAACTTATATTTCTTCCATTCGTTAAAATGATTGCAAGCGCTATCACAGTAATTATAGGAAAAGGTGGTGGACTTTTTGTGCCGAGCATTTTTATTGGAGAGATTTCAAGTATTGCTTTTGGAAAACTTATTGCATACATATTCCCGAATCTTCTTACTCTAAATGAGATAGTATTTTTAGGAATAGTAGGTGCATTTGGATTAATTGGTGGAATTGGTAATATTCCTTTTGCAATGGCAGTTATTGGTGTTGAAACTACGGGAAATTTATCCCTAATTCCTTATATTTTGCTTGTCTCTCTAATTTCTATATTTATCGAAAGTGAGTCACTATATGTAACTCAAAGATAGATTTAATCCTCTGTAATGATTTCTCCGTGCCTTCTTCCATCGTTTTTAATGACTTGTCTTACATAATCAATAAATTTTCTTACTTCTTCAAGGTCTTCGTCATCTACATCTTGAATCTTTTTGTTCTTTCCTTTGAAACTTAGAAGTTTTAGCAAGGACAATCTCCGCAAAGCAGTATTCATATCAATTCTTCCATCAGCCCAATCGTCCCAAATTGCATGTGCGATCCCATAGAATTCAGAAATTGAATCAAGCCCGGGTTCGTTAAAATCTAATACCTCTTTTCCAAGATACTTATAACGCTCTTCTCGTTCATCTTGCGAAAGTGGTTTCGATTTCTCTTTTAGGTAATCGTTTTTTTTATAGCGTCTTCCTTTTTTTAAAAACTTTAACCTTTAAGTTTATTTTCGATACTTTGAAGCATTGATTTTATCTGTTGGATTTCTTTTTTGAGCGATTCGATATCTTGCCTCAATTCCTTGATATCTTCATCTTCATAATTACTTTCTTCAAACTCCTCCAAGTCCTCGTCATATTCCTCAAAATCTCCTTCGATAACATCATCAATAACATCGTCGACAGTTCCTTCTGCACCTACGACTACATCAATACCAGCATCATCAAAAGCAGACATCATGTGTTCTCCCATGTTTCCTGCAACAACCATTTCAACACCTTTTTCTTTAAGAAAATTTGCAACATCATCATGTGCATGAGCACCTGCAAAGGGATTGTTAATTGACTCAACATTCTTTACTTCATCGCCCTCAACCTCAACAATTACAAAGTAAGGAGCATGACCAAAGTGCTCCGAGATTAAACTTTCAAGGCCATTTGCCTCATCTGTTACAAATGCAATTTTCATCTACTTGCCTCCTTAATCATATTTATTAGTTTTTCTATTATTGACTTTGAAAATTGGAGTTTCTTTTCAAGGTCTTTAAGTTCCTCTATGCCTTTCTCTGTTATCGTATATACACGCTTTGCAGGACCGCTAACACTTATCTCCCACGAAGATGTTACAAGGCCTTCCATTTCAAACATTCTCATTATCTTATAAAAGGCACCCATCTCACTTGGGCCAAAGTCTTCTGCTAAATTCTTAAAAGTCTCAATAAATCCAGAGATAATATCATAACCATGCTTTGGACCGTTCAATTTTAGATACGACAAAATCCACGCTCTCAAGACTATATTCTGAGAAACACCAATGTCTGTAAAATTTGCACAACCTCTTCCACATTTTCGTTTCATATATTATTATATCATATAAGTAACAAAAATCATTTTCACTTGTAGGTAACTATGCTATAATTTTGATGATGATAATGAAAATACTAATATTGCTAGCAATTTTAGGGATTTTTAGTGGAATTTTTGCATTTTATAGAGGGAGGTTTCTTGAAAAAGTTGACTCCATTGATACACCATTAGTATCGGTTATAATTCCTGCAAGAAATGAAGAGAACAATCTCAAGAAGATACTTACAAGCCTTAAGAATTGCACTTATCCAAACCTTGAGGTTATTGTCGTAGATGATAATTCAACTGATAGAACCTTTGAGGTCGCACAATCCTTTGGAGCAAAAGTCGTGCGTATAATTGAGCGTGAGAATGGCTTTCTTGGAAAACCATACGCATGTCTTAAAGGCTTTAAAAATTCACAAGGAGATATCCTAATATTTGTTGATGCAGATGTAGAATTTGAATCTAATGCAATTAAAAGTATTGTTTCGGAAGTGTTAAGAACAAAAGGAGTTGTATCAGTGTGGCCAAAACATATTGTAAAAAAGCCTTACGAAAATCTATCAATGATTTTTGCCATCATATCTGCCATGGCATCAAAAAGCTTTACCATCATTGAAAACACAAAGCCAATCGGCATTTATGGTCCTTTGATTGCCGTATCAAGGGAAAATTATATCAAAGTAGGGACCCATTACGTTGTCAAAAATGAGGTTGTTGAAGATTTTAAACTTGGGCAGGCATTTTTAAAGGCAAATATACCTATCACGAATTTCCTTGGTTCCGACCTTGTCAAATTCAGGATGTATCCGGAAGGGTTTAATTCACTTTTCAAAGGTTGGTCAAAAAACTCCGCACTGGGAAGTGCAATTGTAGATTTTTCGATTGTTTTGCCGATTATGCTTTTCCTTTTCGGCTCTCTTATTCCACCTTTATACTATCGCATATACCCGTTTTTCTATCTTTACTTTGCATATGTATTTTTGATTTACATTTTTGCAAGAAGAGTTGGTGAATTTTCGGTAATTGCTTCAATATTTTATCCAGCAGTTGTTTTCTTCACCCTTTATGTTATTTCATATTCTTTTTATGCAACTTTCATAAGAGGCTTTGTAGAGTGGAAAGATGTAAAAATATTTACAAGAAGGTAGGTGAAATAAAGTGGAACAAATAAGATTGTTTGCGCTTTACTTCTTAATTGAATTTTTAGCAGGTTCTATCATGTTTTCCTACCTTATAGGTCTTATACTCCACAAAGACATAAGAAGATATGGAGATGGAAATCCTGGTGGGTTCAATTTGTGGCACGCAGCAGGACGTGTTGCAGGTATCATAGGAAGCCTCCTTGATTTTGCTAAAGGGGCATTGCCTTTGTATTTTATCGCTAAAAATAACATTTTCGGGAGTGTTCCATTGAGTATACTTGCCATTGCACCACTTTTGGGGCATATGTTTTCACCACTTCTAAAAGGAAGAGGTGGAAAAGGAGTTGCAACAACATTTGGGATTTGGGTTGCGTTAACGAACTTCCAAATCGCAATACTCTTTGCGATTGCTTTGATTTTATATCCTCTCGTATTTCACAAAGGTTATGAGGAATCGCCTGAATACAATGCTCTTAGGGTAGTAGGTTCATTCCTATTCATTGGCGTTTTTGTTTATATTTTATATCGAGAGTTTCTTCTTGCTTGGTTCTTGAATGCATTGCTTCTTATCTACTCCCATAGAAGAGAACTGAGCGATATCCCAATAAGACTTAAAGAAAGGTTTTTAGGGTAAATTATTTAGGCATACGACAACTTAAAGGTATACACCCCTAAAAGCAATTCCCTTTTACGGCTTATTCTTTGGACAGCACGTATGACAATCGCCGCACATAAAACATTCTTTGCAATCAATTTCATAATGGTCAACTTTCTCAATTGTTGCATTTGCAGGACAGTTTCTAACACAATTCTTGCATAAGATACAAGAATTTGAAATTTTACCGTTTACAAGATGTAATTTACTACCAATAAAGGCAACTACTCCAAGATAAGCACCAAATGGGCAAATATATCTGCACCATGGTCTGTAAATGAATACCGAAGAGATAAGCGTTAAAATAACTATTATAAGAGCAATCCCTGTAAGAGATATGCTGTATATGGATTTGAAAGGCTCAAATTTACATAGGATACCAACACCATTTACAATTGCAAAAGCAATAACTAAAATTAGCACCAAATATTTAATATATTTTAGCTTTCTATCCAAACTTGGACTTATTTTTAAAGCAATTTTCTTTTGAAAAAGAAATTCTTGCAATGCACCATGAGGACAAACCCAACCACAGAAAATCCTACCTTTAAAAAGAGTTATAGGCGTAATTATTCCAATCATAACAATTCCTAATATAAATACCTTTGAACCAACAGCACTTATGAATATCTTCTCTATATACCCCATAATACAAGGACATCCACCAAAATAAAATCCAAGCACCGCAACTGAGAACAAAAGCAATAAATACCGTAATTTAAACTTCTTGAGGATGTAAAGAAGAAGCGCAAGGAACAATAGCAATAGGTATAGGATATTTTGAGTAGTAAAAATATCTTGAAGCGTTATGTTTGAGGTGCTTGTATTCGAAGTCTTTTCTTGGGTGTTAACTTCGTTAGTATTTGTTTGAGAATTTGAGGGATTCTCTATGTGCTCTTCCGAAGAAGTTGTTTTAGAGTTATCTGTTTGTGTTTGAGAACTTGAAGTACTTTCAGAACTATTGGATGAAGAAACAGAGCTACTATTCGAGGAAGGAGTGCTCGAAGAAGTATTAGGGGTGACGGTGCTTGAGGAAGCATTATTCACATTTGTATTATTTGATGCTCCCGTGTTCGATGTTGCAGTCGTGTTTGAAGATGTCCCACTTGAAGACGAGTCCTGAGTTGAGGAAACCGTTGTAGTACTGTTCGTATCACTACCATTAACGACTTTTATTGTTGCAGTCCAAACCATTAACCCACCCTTAGGACAATCTCTTGTAACTTTAATAACCGCATCGGAAACTGTAGTAAATTTTACTTCGATAGTTTTTTTGTCAGGCGTGCCTGTGATCCACGGATACTCTTTTACAATTTCTCCCCCCACTACTTCAATTTTCGTCTCATCAAGGGGAAGAACGCAGGTTTTATGGGTTTTAGTTCTCAGTATATCAATTGAAATCGTCTCTTCAACTTCCACCTCAGTCTTTGAAGGAACGATACTCACGGTGCATCCAAAAATATTTGGAACATATAAAAATATAAGCAAAAGTACCGCAATTGCGGATATTAAAACCTTTTTCTTAATTTGTTTCATTACAACCTCCTAAAATTTAATGTTATTACTTGTTTTATAATATCTGGAAATTGTGAAGACAATTTGAATAATTTTTCACAATATGGCTTTTTAAAGACAAAAGTTTCTTTGCAAAAGAAAAAATGGGGCTATAATATTTTTATGGAGGTGCAATATGGCAGGCAATATGTATGAAGACCCAAAGGTAATTGGTGAAAGGGCAATGGATTTACATAGGGCAATTGCCTCACTCATGGAAGAACTTGAAGCAATTGACTATTATAACCAAAGAGTTGAGGCAACATCTGACCCAGAACTTAAGAAAATTCTCATCCACAACAGAGATGAAGAGAAAGAACATGCTGCAATGCTTATCGAGTATTTGAGACGAGTTGATCCTAAATTTGAGCACGAGTTGAAGGACTATCTCTTTACAACAAAAGACTTTGGAGAAATGGGTTAATAAAGTTATATGAAAGTTGGAATTACCTTTAACCTAAAAAGAAGCGAAACCGAGTTAGACGAGTTTGATAGACCTGTAACAATTGAGGCAATAAAGCGTGCACTTGAGGCAAGGGGGCACAAGGTTAAACTGTATGAAGCAACTTCCCCCTTGCTCTTTTATTCACTTACAATTGATAGGCCTCAGTTTGTCTTCAATATCGCAGAGGGAAAATACGGAGCATACAGGGAAGCATTTGTGCCAGCGCTTTTAGATGAACTTAGAATTCCGTATACTGGATCATCTGTCTTATCTTTGGCTATATCAATGGATAAAGTGATGACAAAAGAAGTACTTTTATACCATGGTATCCCGACGCCAAAGTTTAAGGTTTTAAAGGTAATCGATCCTATTGAAATTGGAGATCTTAACTATCCTGTTATAGTAAAACCAATTTTTGAAGGCTCAAGTATTGGCATTACTTCAAAATCGATTTGCGAAAACGATATTGAATTAAAAGAGGCCGCTGAAAAAGCTTTTAGGAAATTTAAACGACCTATCATGGTTGAGGAGTTCATAGGCGGAATGGAAGTAACAGTTGGGGTAATGGGAAATTTTCCCCCACAGGTTTTGCCACCCATGGAAATTGATTTCTCAACGCTCTCAAAAAGAGAATTGAAGGCATCCCCCTACATACAAACTTACAAGTTCAAAACTGATTATTCAGACAAAGCCAATTATTACCTACCTGCAAGGCTTCCAGTGGAAGTGCTTCAAAAGATAACGGAGATTGTAAAAAATGCCTTTATTGCCCTAAGAAATAGAGATGTTGCAAGGTTTGACCTACGTGTCGACAAGAATTACAATCCATACATTCTTGAGGTTAATCCCCTCCCGGGGCTTGATCCAGAGCACTCAGATTTGCCACGTATATACAAACTCATGGGAAAAACTTATGGAGACCTTATAAACGACATACTTCAAGTAGCAGTAGAAAGATACCGACTTGAAACAAAAATCTCCTACAACCACGAAGAGTAAGTCCTTGCAAAAAATTAAGAGTGATTTTTAGTAAATAGACAATTTTAATACAATACTATATATGGGAGTAAGAGAGTACTTTGTTGAAAGACTAAAAGAAGCACTTAAAGAGAAAGATTTGACTCAAAGCGAACTTGCAAGAAGAACGGGCATCTCCATCGCATACATATCGCAACTCATACAGGGAAAAAAGACACCAACGATAAAGGTTGTTGCAAAAATTGCTGAGGCACTTGATTTACCTCCTTCTTACTTCATAGAAAAGACGGATATAAAAATCCTCTTTCACCTTGATAAAGATCTCACCGAAGAGGATATAAGGGCAATTGAAGCGTTTGTTGACTATCTTAAAAAAAGGAAAAGTGGAAACAAAGAAACTAATTGAGACATTTCCAAAAGGAAATCCTGCAAGACAAATAGACATTTTCAAGGCAATTGATTACTACATTGGTTTGGAAAATGTTTATGAAATTGAAAGTAGTATAAATTTTACATTAATATCCGAAGAAAAAACTTGCATATTTATAAATAAAAATCTACCATTTAAGGTTAAGCACTTCATTTTGGCACATGAATTTGTAGAATATTTAATGCAAAAACAAAAACCTTTTGCAAACTTCCCATATTATATCTATAAAGGGAGGGACAAAAAATTCCAGTGGAAAGTAAATAAAATTGCATCTGAACTCTTAGTGCCAGAGGTAGTCTTAAAGAAAATAATAAGTGAAGCGCTCCTCTACACTGATAGGATAAAATCACCGCTTGTAAATGAACTCTCTAATTATTTCGAAGTTTCAATTAATGTTATTAAAATAAGACTTAAATCTTTCGGATACGAGGTGGTTTTATGAAGGTTGTTTTCATTACGGGTGGTGTAATTTCTTCCCTTGGAAAAGGACTTGTTGCATCCTCATTGGGAATGCTTCTTGAAAGTAGAGGATACAGTGTTAATATTGTAAAAATTGACCCATACTTACAGATAGACGCAGGAACAATGTCTCCATACGAACACGGTGAAGTATTTGTTACAGATGACGGCGGTGAAACAGATCTTGATGTGGGAAACTATGAGAGATTTTTAAATAAAAACCTTACAAAGGATAACAGCATCACAACAGGAAAAATCTACTATTCAGTGCTAACAAAAGAACGAGTTGGTTATTATCTGGGAAAGACGGTGCAAGTTATACCTCACATTACAAATGAGATCAAAGATAATCTCAAAAAACTTGGAGAGCAATATGATATTCTTATCGTTGAGATCGGAGGCACTGTTGGAGACATTGAATCACAACCTTTTTTGGAAGCAGCTCGACAAATGAAAATTGACTTAGGCAAGGAAAATGTTTCCTATATCCATGTTTCTCTTCTTCCATATCTTAGGACAACACAGGAAGTAAAAACAAAACCAACACAACACAGTGTTAAGGAACTTCGAAGCATTGGTATTCAGCCAGATTTACTTGTGGTAAGAAGTGAGGTGCCAATCCAAAGATCCATAAAAGAAAAATTGTCTCTTTTTACGGATGTAAAAGTTGAGAACGTCCTTGAAGCAGTTGATACTGATAACATCTATAAAATCCCAATTCTCCTTGAAAGTCAGGAGTTTTCTAAAAGAGTATTAGAGGTTTTAGGACTTCAGGAACGAAAATTAAATATTGATAAGTATCTTGATTTCTTGGAAAGAATGGAGCACCCCAAAAGAACTGTCAGAATTGGCATAATTGGAAAATATGTTGAACTAAAAGACGCATACAAAAGTCTCATCGAAGCGCTAAAGCATGGCGCAACAGAAAACAGGGCAAAACTTGAAATTATATGGATCAATTCAGAAACTCTTGAAAATGAAAATTATAAAAATGTTCTAAAAGAGGCAAATGTTGATGGTATCCTTGTTCCTGGAGGATTTGGCATAAGAGGTATTGAAGGGATGATAAATGCAATTCACTTTGCAAGAGTAAATAAGGTTCCATTTTTGGGAATTTGCCTTGGAATGCAACTTATGACGATTGAGTTTGCTCGGAATGTTTGCGGGCTTAAGAAAGCAAACTCAACAGAATTTGACCCAAAAACACCATATCCTGTAATTGACATCATGGAAAGTCAAAAGGATATCAAAGCACTTGGCGGCACAATGAGACTTGGCGCACAAAAGGCAATTCTTAAAGAAGGAAGCCTTGCGCACAAGATCTACGGGATAACTGAAATTTTAGAAAGGCACAGACACCGTTATGAAGTTAACAATGAATTTTTACCAATACTAACAAGCCACGGCTTTGTTGTATCGGGCACTTCGCCTAACGGTAAACTCGTTGAATTTGGAGAGATTATAGACCACCCGTTTTTTATTGGGACACAGGCACATCCTGAATTTAAATCGAGACCTTTAAACCCACATCCCTTATTTGTAAAATTTATCGAGGCTTCGATTACAAGCCATAGTACATCTTAAAAATTGTTTGAATTAAACTTTCAGGAAGAATTTTCTTTAAAATAACAAATAGTTTCTCAAAAAATGGGCCAACAACATACTTGTTCTGTGGATTTTTGCTTGTAATAATTTTATATATTAGTTCTGCAACAATTTTTGGATCGCTTCCTTCGGTTTCGTCCTTTTCCATTCGTGAAATTGCTTTAAAGAATTTTTCATAATATGGCGAATTCTCTTTGGTGTATTTTTCTCTTCTCCCTGTAAAGCCTGTTTTAAAATCGCCTGGTTCAACAACAACAACATGAATCCCAAACTGCTCAACTTCCATTCGGAGTGCCTGAGAAAATCCCTCAATTGCAAACTTAGAAGAAGAGTAAAATGCCTGATACGGGAGACCAATAAGCCCTGCAATGGAACTGAAATTGATAATTAAGCCTGAGTGCTTTTCTCTCATGTACGGTAATACCGCTTTTACAAGATTAACCGCACCTATGAAATTTACTTCTATTTGCCTTTTTATTGCTTCGATTGGTGTATCTTCAACTGCACCAGAAATACCAAAACCAGCAACATTTACAAGTGCATCAATATGCCCTTCAATTTGGACGATTTGTTTAACAACCTCTTTTGCCTTATCGAAGTCTGTTACGTCAAGCGTAAAAGTGCGATCTTGAATAGAATCTTTAAGTGTGCGTGATACACCATAGGCATGGATTCCCTTTGAATTGAGGTAATTGAATATCTCAAGTCCAAAACCAGATGAGGCACCAGTAACTAATATTATTTTATTCATTTTTCCTTATGCTCCTGCTTGCCCTTATGTTAACTCCCGTTCCAAGGGCATTCTCAAGAATTATATCATCCATCTTTACGGGTGCATCAACTTCTATTTTTCTTAGTTCGTCCATAAGCTTGAATATGAGATTTTTTGGAAATGGAGCATCTGTATAAACAGGTAGAAGCGGATGAACACCATTTTTAATTTTAACAGTTGTTGCAACCTTGCGCCTTGGGTCTTTGACTTCCTGCTTTGCAAAGTCAATTCCTATATTGCACTGATTTCCTTCAACCTTTTCGACTTCTCCATTTTCGATATACACTGTAAGAGAGCACCCAACAGGACAACCTAGACAGGTGAATTTCCTTGTTTCCATACTAACCTCCAAACCTTTCAACACTTACGATAAGTTCTTTTGTCTTTCTTACATCATCGTAAGCCTTTTGAGGAATGGTAAGTGTTACCATTTCGGCAGGTCTCACATAACGCTCAAGTTTTCTTGTAATAAGATTTTGTCCATCACTTACTTCTACCCAAACCTTCTCCTCTATTGGCT contains the following coding sequences:
- a CDS encoding D-alanine--D-alanine ligase family protein — protein: MKVGITFNLKRSETELDEFDRPVTIEAIKRALEARGHKVKLYEATSPLLFYSLTIDRPQFVFNIAEGKYGAYREAFVPALLDELRIPYTGSSVLSLAISMDKVMTKEVLLYHGIPTPKFKVLKVIDPIEIGDLNYPVIVKPIFEGSSIGITSKSICENDIELKEAAEKAFRKFKRPIMVEEFIGGMEVTVGVMGNFPPQVLPPMEIDFSTLSKRELKASPYIQTYKFKTDYSDKANYYLPARLPVEVLQKITEIVKNAFIALRNRDVARFDLRVDKNYNPYILEVNPLPGLDPEHSDLPRIYKLMGKTYGDLINDILQVAVERYRLETKISYNHEE
- a CDS encoding helix-turn-helix domain-containing protein translates to MGVREYFVERLKEALKEKDLTQSELARRTGISIAYISQLIQGKKTPTIKVVAKIAEALDLPPSYFIEKTDIKILFHLDKDLTEEDIRAIEAFVDYLKKRKSGNKETN
- a CDS encoding ImmA/IrrE family metallo-endopeptidase, producing METKKLIETFPKGNPARQIDIFKAIDYYIGLENVYEIESSINFTLISEEKTCIFINKNLPFKVKHFILAHEFVEYLMQKQKPFANFPYYIYKGRDKKFQWKVNKIASELLVPEVVLKKIISEALLYTDRIKSPLVNELSNYFEVSINVIKIRLKSFGYEVVL
- a CDS encoding CTP synthase, with amino-acid sequence MKVVFITGGVISSLGKGLVASSLGMLLESRGYSVNIVKIDPYLQIDAGTMSPYEHGEVFVTDDGGETDLDVGNYERFLNKNLTKDNSITTGKIYYSVLTKERVGYYLGKTVQVIPHITNEIKDNLKKLGEQYDILIVEIGGTVGDIESQPFLEAARQMKIDLGKENVSYIHVSLLPYLRTTQEVKTKPTQHSVKELRSIGIQPDLLVVRSEVPIQRSIKEKLSLFTDVKVENVLEAVDTDNIYKIPILLESQEFSKRVLEVLGLQERKLNIDKYLDFLERMEHPKRTVRIGIIGKYVELKDAYKSLIEALKHGATENRAKLEIIWINSETLENENYKNVLKEANVDGILVPGGFGIRGIEGMINAIHFARVNKVPFLGICLGMQLMTIEFARNVCGLKKANSTEFDPKTPYPVIDIMESQKDIKALGGTMRLGAQKAILKEGSLAHKIYGITEILERHRHRYEVNNEFLPILTSHGFVVSGTSPNGKLVEFGEIIDHPFFIGTQAHPEFKSRPLNPHPLFVKFIEASITSHSTS
- a CDS encoding SDR family oxidoreductase; amino-acid sequence: MNKIILVTGASSGFGLEIFNYLNSKGIHAYGVSRTLKDSIQDRTFTLDVTDFDKAKEVVKQIVQIEGHIDALVNVAGFGISGAVEDTPIEAIKRQIEVNFIGAVNLVKAVLPYMREKHSGLIINFSSIAGLIGLPYQAFYSSSKFAIEGFSQALRMEVEQFGIHVVVVEPGDFKTGFTGRREKYTKENSPYYEKFFKAISRMEKDETEGSDPKIVAELIYKIITSKNPQNKYVVGPFFEKLFVILKKILPESLIQTIFKMYYGL
- a CDS encoding DUF1667 domain-containing protein, with the protein product METRKFTCLGCPVGCSLTVYIENGEVEKVEGNQCNIGIDFAKQEVKDPRRKVATTVKIKNGVHPLLPVYTDAPFPKNLIFKLMDELRKIEVDAPVKMDDIILENALGTGVNIRASRSIRKNE